A genomic segment from Deltaproteobacteria bacterium encodes:
- the groL gene encoding chaperonin GroEL (60 kDa chaperone family; promotes refolding of misfolded polypeptides especially under stressful conditions; forms two stacked rings of heptamers to form a barrel-shaped 14mer; ends can be capped by GroES; misfolded proteins enter the barrel where they are refolded when GroES binds), producing the protein MAGKIVKYDMKAREAMLNGVRTLADAVVVTLGPKGRNVVIDKSWGSPTVTKDGVTVAKEIELEDKFENMGAQMVKEVASKTSDMAGDGTTTATVLARAIYEEGQKLVAAGNNPMAIKRGIDKAVEVAVKELHKMSKPTKDQREIAQVGTISANNDETIGNIIAEAMNKVGKEGVITVEEAKSMETTLEVVEGMQFDRGYLSPYFVTDPEKMVASLEDPFILINEKKISNMKDLLPVLEQVAKMGKPLMIIAEDVDGEALATLVVNKLRGTLQVAAVKAPGFGDRRKAMLEDIAILTGGQVVSEDLGIKLENLTVADLGKAKRITIDKDNTTVVDGAGKRDALEGRVKQIRAQIEETTSDYDREKLQERLAKLIGGVAVINVGAATETEMKEKKARVEDALNATRAAVEEGIVPGGGVALVRTLEALEKIKIKAEQKLGVKVVMRAIEEPLRQIANNAGYEGSVVIDKVKSAEGSTGYNADTNTYEDLIKAGVIDPTKVVRFALQNAGSVAGLMLTTEAMIAEKPEDKPEPAMPGGAPGMGGMGGMGGMM; encoded by the coding sequence ATGGCTGGAAAAATAGTTAAATATGACATGAAAGCCCGCGAAGCGATGCTGAACGGCGTAAGAACATTGGCTGACGCAGTTGTTGTAACCCTGGGCCCCAAAGGCAGAAATGTCGTCATCGACAAGTCCTGGGGATCCCCCACCGTTACCAAAGACGGTGTGACCGTTGCCAAAGAGATCGAACTGGAAGACAAATTCGAAAACATGGGTGCCCAGATGGTTAAGGAAGTCGCCAGCAAAACCAGCGATATGGCCGGCGACGGTACCACCACCGCCACCGTTCTGGCACGCGCCATTTATGAAGAGGGGCAGAAACTCGTAGCCGCAGGTAACAACCCCATGGCCATTAAAAGAGGCATCGACAAAGCTGTGGAAGTGGCGGTCAAAGAGCTCCACAAAATGAGCAAGCCCACCAAGGACCAGCGTGAAATCGCCCAGGTCGGCACCATTTCCGCCAACAACGACGAGACCATCGGCAACATCATTGCCGAAGCCATGAACAAGGTCGGCAAAGAAGGCGTCATCACGGTGGAAGAGGCCAAAAGCATGGAGACCACCCTTGAGGTCGTCGAAGGTATGCAGTTCGACCGCGGCTACCTTTCCCCCTATTTTGTAACCGACCCCGAAAAGATGGTCGCCTCCCTCGAAGATCCTTTCATCCTCATCAACGAAAAGAAGATCAGCAACATGAAAGACCTTCTCCCGGTTCTCGAGCAGGTCGCCAAAATGGGCAAACCGCTCATGATCATCGCCGAGGATGTCGACGGTGAAGCCCTGGCCACCCTCGTGGTCAACAAACTGAGAGGCACCCTGCAGGTTGCCGCCGTCAAGGCGCCCGGTTTCGGCGACCGCCGAAAAGCCATGCTCGAGGACATCGCCATTCTGACCGGCGGCCAGGTCGTATCCGAAGACCTGGGCATCAAACTCGAGAACCTGACTGTCGCCGACCTTGGTAAAGCCAAACGCATCACCATCGACAAGGACAACACCACCGTCGTCGACGGCGCCGGAAAACGCGACGCTCTGGAAGGCCGCGTCAAACAGATCCGCGCCCAGATCGAAGAAACCACCTCGGATTACGACCGTGAGAAACTCCAGGAGCGCCTTGCCAAGTTGATCGGCGGCGTGGCAGTCATCAACGTCGGCGCAGCCACCGAAACCGAAATGAAAGAAAAGAAGGCCCGCGTGGAAGATGCGCTCAATGCGACCCGTGCGGCGGTAGAGGAAGGCATCGTTCCCGGCGGCGGCGTCGCCCTGGTTCGCACCCTCGAAGCCCTTGAAAAAATCAAGATCAAGGCCGAGCAGAAACTGGGCGTCAAGGTTGTCATGCGCGCGATCGAAGAACCCCTGCGCCAGATTGCCAACAACGCCGGTTATGAGGGCTCCGTGGTGATCGACAAGGTAAAGAGCGCCGAGGGATCTACCGGATACAATGCCGACACCAACACGTACGAGGACCTGATCAAAGCCGGCGTCATCGACCCGACCAAGGTCGTGCGTTTCGCGCTGCAGAACGCGGGCAGCGTTGCCGGTCTGATGCTCACCACCGAGGCCATGATCGCCGAGAAACCCGAAGACAAGCCGGAACCGGCAATGCCGGGCGGCGCACCGGGCATGGGCGGCATGGGCGGCATGGGCGGCATGATGTAA
- a CDS encoding tRNA1(Val) (adenine(37)-N6)-methyltransferase: MEPEKLVTTDTFFNGKITVRQARSGYRYSIDAVILANQVRPRPGDRILDLGTGCGIIPLIVAYRHPDVRLFGVEIQSDLAEMARSNAGTNGLAERIEIIGMDMQHLQPATLSGPVDIVVSNPPYYRVSSGRINPDSQRAVARHELKVDLAGVLSTAARMLRTAGKFLCIYGGERLVDLFSQMRRSNIEPKTVRTIHSRAAGDARLVLVEGVKAGSPGMTIGKPLIIFRDGGGYTEELSRMFNPPA; the protein is encoded by the coding sequence ATGGAACCTGAAAAATTAGTTACCACCGACACCTTTTTCAATGGAAAAATAACGGTTCGGCAGGCCCGGTCGGGGTACCGCTATTCCATCGATGCGGTCATACTGGCAAATCAGGTCCGGCCCAGACCCGGGGACCGGATACTCGATCTGGGGACCGGTTGCGGCATCATTCCCCTGATAGTCGCTTACAGGCACCCGGATGTGAGACTGTTCGGCGTGGAAATCCAGTCAGACCTGGCGGAAATGGCCCGGAGCAATGCAGGGACCAACGGCTTGGCAGAACGCATCGAAATCATCGGCATGGATATGCAGCACCTGCAACCGGCCACCCTCTCAGGCCCTGTCGACATCGTCGTCAGCAACCCGCCTTACTACCGGGTTTCATCGGGAAGGATCAATCCCGACAGCCAGCGGGCGGTTGCGCGGCACGAACTCAAGGTGGATCTGGCCGGCGTTCTGTCGACGGCTGCACGCATGCTCAGGACCGCCGGTAAATTTTTGTGCATTTACGGCGGGGAACGCCTGGTCGACCTGTTTTCGCAGATGCGTCGCAGCAACATCGAGCCCAAAACCGTGCGTACGATTCATTCCCGCGCCGCCGGCGACGCCCGCCTGGTTCTGGTGGAGGGTGTAAAAGCGGGCAGCCCGGGGATGACGATCGGCAAGCCGCTGATCATATTCCGGGATGGGGGCGGCTACACCGAAGAATTGAGCCGCATGTTCAACCCGCCAGCGTGA
- a CDS encoding DUF721 domain-containing protein, with protein sequence MTKPRTKEGQFVKVGQVIRDILQTQRNHGDAKMIRVWEVWPSAVGERIAQHARPAVFKGSLLIVNVADSAWLQQLWFLKAEIVEQVNAGLGEDLVTTIKFKIGPI encoded by the coding sequence GTGACGAAACCGCGGACTAAAGAGGGTCAGTTTGTCAAGGTGGGCCAGGTCATAAGGGACATTTTGCAGACCCAGCGCAACCACGGCGATGCCAAAATGATTCGGGTCTGGGAGGTGTGGCCCTCGGCGGTGGGAGAGCGGATAGCGCAGCATGCACGCCCGGCGGTCTTCAAGGGGTCTCTGTTGATCGTGAACGTGGCGGATTCGGCATGGCTGCAGCAGTTGTGGTTTCTGAAGGCGGAGATTGTCGAGCAGGTCAACGCCGGCTTGGGTGAAGATCTGGTGACGACGATAAAGTTCAAAATCGGGCCCATCTAA
- a CDS encoding AURKAIP1/COX24 domain-containing protein, giving the protein MGSVIKKRRKKMRKHKHRKLLARTRHQRRKGK; this is encoded by the coding sequence CTGGGAAGTGTCATTAAAAAACGCAGAAAGAAAATGCGCAAACATAAACACAGGAAACTGTTGGCCCGTACGCGGCATCAGAGACGAAAAGGCAAATAA
- a CDS encoding LysM peptidoglycan-binding domain-containing protein: protein MNGNRIMTAITCLSAACMLVLATAPAPLAQDAQETVEHEAGFYYTIQKGDTLWDLSDHFFDSPWLWPELWQENDQIPNPHRIYPGERVRLYQKKGSDTFSLAPPEQKNQVEEASAETEVSDETAGETPLFFLFPAIDKVGFVTKDEIVPLATIFDIKDNQRLVDTGDRVFMSYGEEDADKLQLGSQYTIYRRLLPNNDKRWSREYGFQYLIVGKVEIVERKPDYVSGQVVASYRPISKDDFILPYVRRSPKIPISQSPEGMDGEVILSEEHAELIGDYTVAFIDKGSEDNIVPGQQYSIYHQQTGTHDGEKVLFSPMDYARFIVLHTEKYVSTVLLTQTNQPVSPGAHFRTPVH, encoded by the coding sequence ATGAATGGCAACAGAATCATGACGGCAATCACCTGCTTGTCTGCAGCCTGCATGTTGGTGCTGGCTACAGCCCCTGCCCCGCTGGCCCAGGATGCTCAGGAGACCGTGGAACACGAAGCAGGATTCTACTATACCATCCAGAAAGGTGACACGCTCTGGGATCTGTCCGATCATTTTTTCGATTCCCCCTGGCTGTGGCCGGAACTGTGGCAGGAGAATGACCAGATTCCCAACCCGCACAGGATCTATCCCGGGGAACGCGTACGGCTGTATCAGAAAAAGGGCAGTGACACGTTCTCTCTGGCACCACCGGAGCAGAAAAACCAGGTGGAAGAGGCCTCCGCGGAAACCGAGGTTTCCGACGAAACCGCCGGGGAAACGCCGCTTTTCTTCCTCTTTCCCGCCATTGACAAGGTCGGCTTTGTTACCAAAGATGAGATCGTTCCCCTGGCGACCATCTTCGACATCAAAGACAACCAGCGGCTGGTTGACACGGGGGACAGGGTGTTCATGTCCTACGGGGAAGAAGACGCTGACAAACTCCAACTCGGCAGCCAGTACACCATTTACCGGCGGTTGTTGCCCAACAATGACAAAAGGTGGAGCAGGGAATACGGCTTCCAGTATCTCATTGTCGGCAAGGTCGAAATCGTCGAGAGGAAACCGGACTACGTCTCGGGTCAAGTGGTGGCTTCCTACCGGCCGATCAGCAAGGATGACTTCATCCTGCCCTATGTGAGGCGTTCCCCCAAAATACCCATCTCGCAGAGTCCCGAGGGGATGGATGGCGAGGTGATCCTCTCCGAAGAGCACGCGGAGCTCATCGGCGACTATACCGTGGCCTTCATCGACAAAGGCAGCGAGGACAACATCGTGCCCGGCCAGCAGTACAGCATCTACCACCAGCAGACAGGGACGCACGACGGGGAAAAGGTACTCTTTTCACCCATGGATTACGCCAGGTTTATAGTACTTCACACGGAAAAATACGTGTCCACGGTGCTGCTCACCCAGACAAATCAACCGGTGTCGCCCGGGGCCCATTTCAGAACACCGGTTCACTAA
- a CDS encoding YbaB/EbfC family nucleoid-associated protein — translation MKGMGKMMKQAQQLQTKMMKMQEELAGRTVEASAGGGMIRVVANGKQQVVSITIEKEVVDPDDVEMLQDLVLAAVNDALNRSQEMVSGEMSKLTGGMNIPGLM, via the coding sequence ATGAAGGGTATGGGAAAAATGATGAAGCAAGCCCAGCAGCTCCAGACCAAGATGATGAAGATGCAGGAGGAGCTTGCCGGGAGAACGGTGGAGGCATCCGCCGGCGGCGGCATGATCAGGGTCGTCGCCAACGGTAAGCAGCAGGTGGTTTCCATCACCATAGAAAAAGAAGTGGTCGATCCCGATGATGTGGAAATGCTCCAGGATCTGGTTCTGGCGGCCGTGAACGATGCGCTGAACCGGTCCCAGGAAATGGTGTCGGGGGAGATGAGCAAGCTGACGGGGGGCATGAACATACCGGGGCTCATGTAA
- the dnaX gene encoding DNA polymerase III subunit gamma/tau has product MSYLVLARKYRPQTFDDVVQQDHVTRTIANAIASERVAHAILFTGPRGTGKTTIARILAKAMNCEKGPTQTPCNACRSCREITGGSGADVYEIDGASNNGVDQIRELRGNIKYMPAHSRFKIYIIDEVHMLSTPAFNALLKTLEEPPPHIMFLMATTEPQKIPVTILSRCQRHDLKRMDGDAIAGHMAAICRSEGIDTAPKALDRIAEQAGGSMRDALSLLDQVISGVSGPVSLEAVNDILGVVDRQSITDIAEAILNRDLTSVLEIVAGVYAFGHSIPEFHAALIRYFRDLAVIKLVAAPNRVLDLPEKEIRSMQARVQKVSSLHINQILEMLFKAEKEIRWSTNPKMAFEIEMIRLHEVTPLLPIGDLIEKLDELRKTVGPVTGQLPPAGRAPGAPVRQAAAQTPETPVENRSESGADTDKKPPGDTPAAVSMTTEAGRERAWEKMLDAIGERHPSMAANLTNSRLVDCREDPDAVRLEIEVNGSRFNFNRINRKDSLKDLEAACGACLGRRVALSVRMGRHRDEQKKKRKKDEADRLKREVLDHPLVADAIEIFNGKLVDVKVDA; this is encoded by the coding sequence ATGTCTTATCTGGTTCTCGCTCGTAAATACCGCCCGCAAACCTTCGACGATGTGGTCCAGCAGGATCACGTGACGCGGACCATTGCCAACGCCATTGCATCGGAGCGTGTGGCGCATGCCATCCTGTTCACCGGCCCCAGGGGAACGGGGAAGACGACCATTGCGCGCATCCTGGCAAAGGCCATGAACTGTGAAAAAGGCCCCACGCAGACCCCTTGCAACGCGTGCCGTTCCTGCAGGGAGATTACCGGCGGAAGCGGAGCGGATGTCTACGAGATCGATGGGGCCTCCAACAACGGCGTCGACCAGATACGCGAGCTGCGCGGGAACATAAAATATATGCCCGCCCACAGCCGGTTCAAAATCTACATCATCGATGAAGTGCACATGCTCAGCACGCCGGCCTTCAACGCCCTTTTGAAAACCCTTGAAGAGCCGCCGCCGCACATCATGTTCCTGATGGCGACAACCGAACCGCAGAAAATCCCGGTGACGATTCTGTCCCGGTGCCAGCGGCATGACCTGAAACGCATGGACGGCGATGCCATTGCCGGGCACATGGCCGCCATCTGCCGAAGTGAAGGCATCGACACGGCGCCGAAAGCGCTGGACCGCATCGCCGAACAGGCCGGCGGCAGCATGCGCGATGCATTGAGCCTGTTGGACCAGGTGATATCGGGTGTTTCCGGGCCGGTTTCCCTGGAGGCCGTCAACGACATCCTGGGCGTCGTCGATCGCCAAAGCATAACCGACATCGCGGAGGCCATCCTGAATCGGGATCTCACATCGGTGCTGGAAATCGTCGCCGGGGTGTACGCTTTCGGCCACAGCATTCCCGAATTCCACGCGGCTCTGATCCGGTATTTCAGGGATCTTGCCGTTATCAAGCTCGTGGCGGCGCCGAACAGGGTTCTGGACCTTCCCGAAAAGGAAATTCGGTCGATGCAGGCCCGCGTTCAAAAGGTTTCGTCTCTGCATATCAACCAGATACTGGAAATGCTTTTCAAGGCGGAGAAGGAGATTCGCTGGTCGACCAATCCCAAGATGGCCTTTGAGATCGAGATGATCCGACTCCACGAGGTGACGCCGCTGTTGCCCATCGGCGATTTGATCGAAAAACTGGACGAACTGCGTAAGACGGTCGGGCCGGTAACGGGACAGCTCCCGCCGGCAGGGCGCGCCCCCGGCGCTCCGGTCCGGCAGGCGGCAGCGCAGACGCCGGAAACCCCGGTGGAAAACCGGTCGGAAAGCGGGGCGGATACCGATAAAAAGCCGCCGGGCGACACCCCTGCCGCGGTGTCGATGACCACCGAAGCCGGACGGGAGCGCGCATGGGAAAAGATGCTGGATGCCATCGGCGAGAGGCACCCGTCGATGGCCGCCAACCTGACAAATTCAAGGCTGGTGGATTGCCGCGAGGATCCTGATGCCGTCAGGCTCGAAATCGAGGTCAATGGCAGCCGTTTCAATTTCAACCGAATCAATCGCAAGGACAGCCTGAAAGACCTGGAGGCGGCGTGCGGGGCCTGCCTTGGCAGGCGGGTGGCCCTGTCCGTCCGAATGGGCCGGCACAGGGACGAACAAAAAAAAAAGCGTAAAAAGGACGAGGCCGACCGTTTGAAGCGGGAGGTGCTGGACCATCCCCTGGTTGCGGATGCCATCGAAATCTTCAACGGGAAGCTGGTGGATGTCAAGGTCGACGCCTGA
- the hflC gene encoding protease modulator HflC — protein MKSKGFLVIIAIVILVVVYNAAYTVDETEQVVITQFGKIIGKPKITPGLKFKLPVLQKANFFPKNLLEWDGDPGQIPTLDKTFIWVDTFARWKIVKPIIFFQTVNNTFNAIGKLNDIIDPAVRNAITSHRLISAVRNSNRKMDITEIDMEDDTRTQRATFAIKIGRSQIIKSILEQARPKLEAFGIELMDVKIKRINYVEEVRKSVYGRMIAERKQIAEKFRSEGKGEARKILGEKERDLKRITSEAYRTAQEIKGKADAKATAIFAKAFSVDPDFYSFTKTLEIYSQAMGKDSELVLSTDSEFFKYLKGYTKAAE, from the coding sequence ATGAAATCCAAAGGTTTTTTAGTCATTATCGCGATCGTCATTTTAGTGGTTGTTTACAACGCGGCCTACACGGTCGACGAAACCGAACAGGTGGTTATCACCCAGTTCGGAAAGATCATCGGCAAGCCCAAGATTACGCCGGGGTTGAAATTCAAGCTCCCGGTGTTGCAGAAAGCCAATTTCTTCCCGAAAAATCTGCTCGAGTGGGACGGCGATCCGGGGCAGATACCCACGCTTGACAAGACCTTCATCTGGGTGGACACCTTTGCCCGCTGGAAAATTGTCAAACCCATCATTTTCTTCCAAACGGTCAACAACACCTTCAATGCCATCGGGAAGCTCAACGACATTATCGACCCCGCCGTGCGCAATGCCATCACGTCCCACCGGCTGATATCGGCCGTCAGGAACTCCAATCGGAAAATGGATATCACCGAAATCGATATGGAAGACGACACCAGGACACAACGTGCCACCTTCGCCATCAAGATCGGCCGCTCGCAAATCATCAAAAGCATTCTCGAACAGGCCAGGCCCAAACTGGAAGCTTTCGGCATCGAACTGATGGATGTCAAGATCAAGCGCATCAACTATGTGGAAGAGGTCAGGAAATCGGTTTACGGCAGGATGATCGCGGAACGGAAACAGATCGCGGAGAAATTTCGTTCCGAGGGAAAGGGTGAAGCCAGGAAGATCCTGGGCGAAAAGGAGCGGGACCTGAAGCGGATTACCTCCGAGGCCTATCGAACCGCCCAGGAGATCAAGGGGAAGGCCGATGCCAAGGCCACCGCCATCTTCGCCAAGGCGTTCAGCGTCGACCCCGACTTTTACTCCTTTACCAAAACCCTGGAAATCTACAGCCAGGCCATGGGCAAGGACAGCGAACTCGTTCTGAGCACCGACTCCGAGTTCTTCAAATACCTCAAAGGCTACACGAAAGCGGCAGAATAA
- the groES gene encoding co-chaperone GroES has protein sequence MKLRPLQDRILVQRVEEETTTKGGIIIPDTAKEKPAEGKVAAVGNGKVGDDGKRVPLEVKKGDRVLFGKYAGTEVKVDGDEYLIMREDDVLGIIE, from the coding sequence ATGAAACTGAGACCACTGCAGGATCGTATTTTGGTACAACGCGTAGAAGAGGAAACCACAACCAAGGGCGGTATCATTATACCCGACACAGCCAAGGAAAAACCCGCCGAGGGCAAGGTCGCCGCCGTGGGTAACGGCAAAGTCGGCGATGACGGCAAACGGGTTCCCCTGGAAGTCAAGAAGGGCGACCGGGTCCTGTTCGGCAAATATGCAGGAACCGAAGTAAAGGTCGATGGAGATGAATACCTCATTATGCGTGAAGACGATGTTCTTGGCATAATCGAATAA
- a CDS encoding zinc ribbon domain-containing protein, producing MPIYEYECAQCGKIEEALQKISDKPLKKCRHCNGKLHKLVSQSSFQLKGTGWYVTDYADRSKKAPSSTDKKVSEPSSSSEKKASSSGTDTAGKAAPKAVD from the coding sequence ATGCCCATCTATGAATACGAATGTGCCCAATGCGGAAAGATCGAAGAGGCCCTTCAGAAGATTTCCGACAAACCCCTTAAGAAATGCCGCCACTGCAACGGAAAGCTGCACAAGCTGGTTTCACAAAGCAGCTTCCAGTTGAAAGGAACCGGCTGGTATGTGACCGATTATGCCGACCGCTCCAAGAAAGCCCCATCCAGCACGGACAAAAAAGTCAGCGAACCTTCCTCATCTTCTGAAAAAAAGGCATCATCGTCAGGAACGGACACCGCCGGGAAAGCAGCCCCGAAAGCCGTCGATTAA
- a CDS encoding GspE/PulE family protein: MENDLKNTFTDERVCSILVRRGVLAKDKAREILKKSAALKKTLDQQSAGKKPAGPAAARDTGTIGIIDVIDSLHIKRRDNAFLPLDEEYIYQVLAREWKVPYKKIDPLKLDLNVVTSVIPQSFARRHLVLPLTINDGRLTVATTNPFNSEILEDIARASNLEVRAVVSAKNEIIRLINEFFGFKRSIAAAEDQFSTPLVDLGNLEQYVRITPDDELPSNDQHIVKAVNHLFTYALDQKASDIHIEPKREASLVRMRIDGVLHTVYKIPKNVHTAIVSRIKNLSRMDMAEKRRPQDGRIKTDKGGAEVEVRVSIVPTAFGEKVVMRIMDPDILFQDLEQLGFSSTDLIRFNAIINAANGIVLVCGPTGSGKSTTLYSTLRYLHTPEINITTVEDPIEMIHQDFNQIAVNPLVGIQFGNILRNILRQDPDVIMIGEMRDLETAENAVQAALTGHLVLSTLHTNDAPTSITRLIDLGIQPFLIQATLRGILAQRLVRKICSHCKEAFTMDTGELADLGLRVGRSGKITAYRGKGCQRCRGTGYKGRTGIHEVLSYTEAIKKITGERTDLEALRAQAVKEGMVSLRDSAIKKFLDGVTTYQEVLRVTWEQI; encoded by the coding sequence ATGGAAAACGACCTGAAAAATACGTTTACCGACGAGCGTGTCTGCAGCATACTGGTGCGCAGGGGGGTGCTCGCCAAGGACAAGGCGCGCGAAATTCTGAAAAAGTCCGCGGCGTTGAAAAAAACGCTGGATCAACAGTCCGCCGGAAAAAAGCCGGCCGGTCCGGCGGCGGCGCGCGACACGGGAACGATCGGCATTATCGATGTCATCGATTCGCTGCATATCAAAAGAAGGGACAACGCCTTCCTGCCCCTCGATGAAGAGTACATCTACCAGGTGCTTGCCAGAGAATGGAAGGTGCCTTACAAGAAGATCGACCCCCTCAAGCTGGATCTCAATGTCGTCACATCGGTTATTCCGCAATCGTTTGCCAGGCGCCACCTGGTCCTGCCTCTGACCATCAACGACGGGCGCCTGACGGTGGCCACGACCAATCCGTTCAACTCGGAAATTCTGGAAGACATCGCCAGGGCCAGCAATCTGGAGGTCCGGGCCGTCGTAAGTGCTAAAAATGAAATCATCAGGCTGATCAATGAGTTTTTCGGTTTCAAACGCTCCATTGCTGCGGCCGAGGATCAGTTCTCGACGCCGCTGGTCGATCTGGGTAACCTGGAGCAATACGTGCGCATCACCCCGGATGACGAACTTCCTTCCAACGATCAGCATATCGTAAAGGCGGTCAACCACCTTTTCACTTACGCCCTCGATCAGAAAGCGAGCGACATACATATCGAGCCCAAACGTGAGGCAAGCCTGGTGAGGATGCGCATCGACGGTGTTCTCCACACCGTTTACAAAATACCCAAAAATGTGCATACGGCCATCGTCAGCCGCATTAAAAACCTGTCGCGCATGGACATGGCGGAAAAGAGAAGGCCCCAGGACGGGCGCATCAAAACCGACAAGGGGGGGGCCGAGGTCGAGGTGCGCGTGTCCATCGTGCCCACGGCCTTCGGAGAGAAAGTGGTCATGCGCATCATGGACCCGGACATTCTTTTTCAGGACCTGGAGCAGTTGGGCTTTTCCTCCACCGATCTCATCCGTTTCAATGCGATTATCAACGCCGCCAACGGTATCGTGCTGGTGTGCGGTCCAACGGGAAGCGGGAAATCGACGACGCTCTACTCGACCCTGCGTTATCTGCACACCCCGGAGATCAACATCACCACGGTCGAGGACCCCATAGAGATGATCCACCAGGACTTCAACCAGATAGCCGTCAACCCCCTCGTGGGTATTCAGTTCGGCAACATTCTGCGCAACATTCTGCGCCAGGATCCGGATGTGATCATGATCGGAGAGATGCGGGATCTCGAGACCGCCGAGAATGCCGTTCAGGCAGCCCTCACCGGGCACCTGGTGCTGTCCACGCTGCATACCAACGACGCACCGACCTCCATCACCCGTCTGATCGACCTGGGGATACAGCCCTTTTTAATCCAGGCTACGCTGCGGGGCATCCTGGCGCAGCGGCTGGTACGCAAAATATGCTCCCACTGCAAAGAAGCCTTCACCATGGATACCGGTGAGCTGGCCGACTTGGGCTTGCGGGTCGGGCGTTCGGGGAAGATTACGGCTTACCGGGGTAAGGGATGCCAGCGGTGCCGGGGAACGGGTTATAAGGGCCGGACCGGCATTCACGAAGTGCTTTCCTATACCGAAGCCATCAAGAAAATCACGGGGGAGCGCACCGATTTGGAAGCGTTGAGGGCACAGGCCGTCAAGGAAGGGATGGTGTCCCTGCGGGACAGTGCCATTAAGAAATTCCTGGACGGCGTGACCACCTACCAGGAGGTGTTGAGGGTTACGTGGGAACAGATCTAA
- the hflK gene encoding FtsH protease activity modulator HflK, which translates to MSWDWEKLKEQQQAKRGTPPQIDEIISQLKKFKLPGGFLMVVIILALLLGSSVVYTVKQDEVGVIQRFGKYARTVGPGLNFKLPAGIEKVTKVNVMHVQTEEFGFRNPRSTDRSRFSSDTENLQVSLMLTGDLNVALVPWIVQFKIKNPYDYLFMVKEPRKLLIDMSETTMRLVVGDRSINEIISKRDEIAVEARNALQKELDDASSGIQIVTIEMKKTNVPGPVQPSFNEVNQATQEKEQTIYQAKEDYNKAIPAARGEADRTIKAAEGYALDRVNRAEGDTARFVSVYNEYVKAKDVTKRRLYLETLKDLFPKLGKKYIIDADQKNVLPLLNLGKQGGETK; encoded by the coding sequence ATGAGTTGGGATTGGGAAAAACTGAAAGAACAGCAACAGGCCAAACGCGGCACCCCGCCTCAGATAGACGAAATCATCAGTCAGCTGAAGAAATTCAAGCTTCCCGGCGGGTTCTTAATGGTGGTCATCATTCTGGCATTGCTGCTGGGATCATCGGTGGTCTATACGGTAAAGCAGGATGAGGTCGGCGTCATTCAACGCTTCGGCAAATATGCACGCACCGTAGGCCCCGGTTTGAACTTCAAGCTCCCGGCCGGCATCGAGAAAGTCACCAAAGTCAATGTCATGCATGTTCAGACGGAGGAGTTCGGCTTCCGCAACCCGCGTTCCACGGATCGTTCCCGTTTCAGTTCCGATACGGAGAACCTTCAGGTTTCCCTGATGCTCACCGGCGATCTCAATGTAGCGCTGGTTCCCTGGATCGTGCAGTTCAAAATCAAGAACCCCTACGACTATCTTTTCATGGTCAAGGAGCCGCGCAAGCTCCTCATCGACATGTCCGAAACCACGATGCGCCTCGTGGTCGGCGACCGCAGCATCAACGAAATCATCAGCAAACGTGACGAAATTGCCGTGGAAGCCAGAAACGCCCTGCAAAAAGAGCTGGACGATGCCAGTTCGGGCATCCAGATCGTCACCATCGAAATGAAAAAGACCAATGTTCCGGGACCGGTGCAGCCCTCTTTCAATGAAGTCAACCAGGCCACCCAGGAAAAGGAGCAAACGATTTACCAGGCCAAGGAAGACTACAACAAGGCCATACCGGCGGCAAGGGGCGAGGCCGACCGTACCATCAAAGCAGCCGAGGGGTATGCGTTGGACCGGGTCAACCGCGCCGAAGGTGATACGGCCCGCTTCGTCTCCGTTTACAACGAATACGTCAAAGCCAAAGACGTCACCAAGCGCAGACTCTACCTGGAAACTCTCAAAGACCTTTTTCCCAAGCTCGGCAAGAAATATATCATTGACGCGGATCAGAAGAACGTGCTTCCCCTTCTCAACCTCGGCAAACAGGGTGGTGAGACCAAATGA